A genomic region of Bosea sp. 124 contains the following coding sequences:
- a CDS encoding S8 family serine peptidase, with protein sequence MTSSRPLDHHHATPALRLAGGGCLALMLILGATPAPAQQSGPGGGSAPSGGSAGQTRTITVPPPAWQLPPIFGAPRPPRTVVPAANENRFVPDEILFELAPDAQAETVLRRYGATLITSRRVELAGTTIIRARLEAGRDLRTVLTQMADDNAIAGAQPNFLYELQQEMAQPVSTTASGGARSDVPTLRLSDPAAVRATPAPRRELPPQYVVDKLRLSDVHKLARGATIRVAVIDSGVDVAHPELRGAIAGLYDALGEEFIPHAHGTAMAAAMVAQGQLQGIAPASRLLVARAFSGRASAASASGTSLHIMAAIEWAVNQGARVINLSFAGPEDRLLSRGLAGVAAKGLIAVAAAGNGGPGAAPLFPGADPNVIAVTATDADDKIFARANRGAYIALAAPGVDVLAAEPQGRYAFSSGTSIAAAHVSGLVALVLEKRPDLDLAGVRRLLTESAIDLGSKGRDPVYGAGRIDAAAALARALPVTASRP encoded by the coding sequence ATGACGTCGTCTCGCCCCCTGGACCATCATCATGCGACCCCGGCCCTGCGGCTGGCCGGAGGGGGCTGCCTCGCGCTCATGCTCATTCTGGGCGCAACCCCGGCTCCTGCTCAGCAGTCCGGGCCAGGAGGCGGCAGCGCGCCGTCAGGCGGCTCGGCCGGTCAGACCCGAACGATCACGGTACCGCCTCCCGCCTGGCAACTGCCCCCGATCTTCGGCGCGCCGCGCCCGCCTCGCACGGTCGTGCCGGCGGCCAACGAAAACCGCTTCGTTCCCGACGAAATCCTGTTCGAGCTCGCCCCCGATGCGCAGGCCGAGACGGTGTTGCGGCGCTATGGCGCCACGCTGATCACCAGCCGGCGGGTCGAACTCGCCGGCACCACGATCATCCGCGCGCGGCTCGAGGCCGGGCGCGACCTGCGCACGGTGCTGACGCAGATGGCCGACGACAATGCGATCGCGGGGGCGCAGCCGAATTTCCTCTACGAACTGCAGCAGGAGATGGCGCAGCCCGTCAGCACGACGGCCTCCGGCGGGGCACGATCGGACGTCCCGACGCTGCGGCTGTCCGACCCGGCTGCCGTCCGCGCCACGCCGGCACCACGGCGCGAACTGCCGCCGCAATATGTCGTCGACAAGCTGCGGCTGAGCGATGTCCACAAGCTTGCGCGTGGCGCGACGATCCGCGTCGCCGTGATCGATTCCGGCGTCGATGTCGCCCATCCCGAATTGCGGGGCGCCATCGCCGGCCTCTACGATGCGCTGGGCGAGGAGTTCATCCCGCATGCCCATGGCACGGCCATGGCGGCGGCGATGGTGGCGCAGGGGCAGTTGCAGGGGATTGCGCCGGCGTCACGGCTCTTGGTGGCGCGGGCCTTTTCCGGCCGCGCCAGCGCGGCTTCGGCCAGCGGCACGAGCCTCCACATCATGGCAGCGATCGAATGGGCGGTGAACCAGGGCGCCCGCGTGATCAATCTCAGCTTCGCCGGGCCTGAAGACCGGCTGCTCTCGCGCGGGCTCGCGGGTGTCGCTGCGAAGGGGCTGATCGCCGTCGCAGCCGCGGGCAATGGCGGGCCCGGCGCCGCGCCGCTCTTTCCCGGTGCGGACCCGAACGTGATCGCGGTCACGGCCACTGATGCCGATGACAAGATTTTCGCGCGGGCCAATCGCGGGGCCTATATCGCCCTGGCCGCGCCCGGCGTCGATGTGCTCGCGGCCGAGCCACAGGGGCGCTACGCTTTCTCGTCAGGCACCTCGATTGCCGCTGCCCATGTCTCGGGGCTGGTCGCGCTTGTGCTGGAGAAGCGGCCCGACCTCGACCTCGCCGGGGTGCGGCGGCTGCTGACCGAAAGCGCGATCGATCTCGGCTCGAAGGGGCGCGACCCGGTCTATGGCGCCGGCCGCATCGACGCGGCCGCGGCGCTGGCGCGGGCCCTGCCGGTCACCGCCTCGCGGCCCTGA
- a CDS encoding nuclear transport factor 2 family protein — translation MDGSTKTSPAEAFPAALARLREALAHVANGDVAPIKAFYSHADDATSMYGWGGYEKGWDDISRRWDWAGQQFKGGTVSHENVTTVIGTELAYTTDIETFDVTLPGTDQPTQWTNRVTHVFRFEDGGWHLLHRHANRLEGQYEPAQRLAGGTKATA, via the coding sequence ATGGACGGATCAACCAAAACCTCGCCGGCGGAGGCTTTCCCGGCCGCACTGGCCAGGCTACGCGAAGCGCTCGCCCATGTCGCCAATGGCGATGTCGCGCCGATCAAGGCGTTCTATTCGCATGCCGACGACGCGACCAGCATGTATGGCTGGGGCGGCTATGAGAAGGGCTGGGACGACATCTCCCGGCGCTGGGACTGGGCCGGGCAGCAGTTCAAGGGCGGCACCGTCAGCCACGAGAACGTCACCACCGTCATTGGAACCGAACTCGCCTATACGACCGACATCGAGACCTTCGATGTGACGCTGCCCGGCACGGACCAGCCGACGCAGTGGACGAACCGCGTCACCCATGTGTTCCGCTTCGAGGATGGCGGCTGGCACCTCCTGCACCGCCATGCCAACCGGCTGGAAGGGCAATACGAGCCGGCGCAGCGACTGGCCGGCGGCACCAAGGCCACCGCTTAA
- a CDS encoding glycosyltransferase family 4 protein: MARPRLLFVATEDWFFASHFLPMARAARELDFDVAVIARERHHRRIIEATGARLIALEAERRSLDPRALFRQVLALRRLIEAERPHILHCIALKPIALAGLAGRLAGVERRVYALTGLGLLGAKQGVVAAVARLAATLWLRGAIDGPQVRFLFENPDDPVTLGLDPQDAGKVAIVGGAGVDPLILMPEPMLATPPLKVALVARMLWSKGVDLAVEAVRLARAEGARVELTIHGAPDPSNPKAIPEAMLKQWAARPGIVWAGPTRDIEGVWRHHHLCILPSRGGEGLPRTILEAAACGRPILTTDVPGCRSFVRDGQDGMVVPADDAAALAQALIVFARAPALAERMGASARARLIDGHTERDVMNAVKTLYRSMLSRPTTDVAA, from the coding sequence ATGGCCCGCCCGAGACTTCTCTTCGTCGCGACCGAGGACTGGTTCTTCGCATCGCATTTCCTGCCGATGGCGCGGGCGGCGCGTGAACTCGACTTCGACGTCGCGGTGATCGCGCGCGAACGGCACCATCGCCGTATCATCGAAGCGACCGGGGCGCGGCTGATCGCGCTGGAGGCCGAACGCCGGAGCCTCGATCCGCGCGCGCTGTTTCGCCAGGTCTTGGCGCTCCGGCGGCTGATCGAGGCCGAACGGCCGCATATCCTGCATTGCATCGCGCTGAAGCCGATTGCGCTCGCGGGGCTTGCCGGGCGGCTCGCAGGCGTCGAACGACGGGTCTACGCCTTGACCGGGCTCGGCTTGCTCGGCGCGAAGCAGGGTGTGGTCGCGGCGGTGGCGCGCCTGGCCGCGACGCTGTGGCTGCGCGGCGCCATCGACGGCCCGCAGGTGCGTTTCCTGTTCGAGAATCCGGATGATCCGGTTACGCTCGGCCTCGACCCGCAGGATGCGGGCAAGGTCGCGATCGTCGGCGGTGCCGGCGTCGATCCGCTGATCCTGATGCCGGAGCCGATGCTGGCGACGCCACCGCTCAAGGTGGCGCTGGTGGCACGCATGCTCTGGTCAAAGGGCGTCGATCTCGCCGTCGAGGCCGTGCGGCTGGCGCGGGCAGAGGGCGCGCGGGTCGAGTTGACCATTCATGGCGCGCCCGACCCCTCCAATCCCAAGGCGATCCCCGAGGCCATGCTGAAGCAGTGGGCGGCGCGGCCGGGCATCGTCTGGGCCGGGCCGACGCGCGACATCGAGGGCGTCTGGCGCCATCACCATCTCTGCATCCTGCCTTCGCGCGGCGGCGAGGGCTTGCCGCGCACCATCCTGGAAGCTGCGGCTTGCGGCCGTCCGATCCTGACGACGGACGTGCCGGGCTGCCGCAGCTTCGTGCGCGACGGCCAGGACGGGATGGTGGTGCCGGCAGACGATGCCGCAGCGCTGGCGCAGGCCCTGATCGTCTTCGCCCGCGCTCCGGCACTGGCCGAGCGCATGGGCGCGAGCGCCCGGGCGCGGCTGATCGACGGGCACACCGAGCGCGACGTCATGAATGCGGTGAAGACGCTGTACCGGAGCATGCTCAGCCGGCCGACCACGGATGTCGCAGCGTGA
- a CDS encoding methyltransferase, translating into MSASAAGLDRRGFILEHTNLLPVPHAPEVSLHVAQEATELWQKTEDELATIGLPPPFWAFAWAGGQALARYLLDDPAIIRGRRVLDFASGSGLVAIAAAKGGAASVEACDIDAFAAEAIALNAAANDVGVLVRLDDLVGRDEGWEVVCAGDVCYERTMAESVIAWLSDLSSRGTQVLIGDPGRSYLPKHRLEPLASYAVPVTRSLEDAEIKNSTVWRLKA; encoded by the coding sequence GTGAGCGCGTCGGCCGCCGGGCTCGACCGACGCGGCTTCATCCTGGAGCATACAAACCTCCTGCCGGTGCCGCATGCGCCTGAGGTCAGCCTGCATGTCGCGCAAGAGGCGACGGAGCTCTGGCAGAAGACAGAGGACGAACTGGCCACGATCGGCCTGCCTCCCCCCTTCTGGGCTTTCGCCTGGGCCGGGGGGCAGGCGCTGGCGCGCTATCTGCTCGACGATCCCGCGATCATCCGCGGCCGGCGCGTGCTCGACTTCGCCAGCGGCTCCGGCCTGGTCGCGATCGCGGCGGCGAAGGGCGGCGCCGCTTCAGTTGAGGCTTGCGACATCGATGCCTTCGCAGCCGAGGCGATCGCGCTCAACGCCGCCGCCAACGACGTTGGCGTCCTTGTGCGGCTCGACGACCTCGTCGGCCGGGACGAGGGCTGGGAGGTCGTTTGCGCGGGGGATGTCTGCTACGAGCGGACAATGGCCGAGAGCGTGATCGCCTGGCTGAGCGACCTCTCGTCGCGGGGAACGCAGGTGCTGATCGGCGATCCCGGCCGCAGCTACCTGCCGAAGCACCGGCTGGAGCCGCTGGCGAGCTATGCCGTGCCGGTGACCCGCTCGCTCGAGGATGCGGAGATCAAGAACAGCACGGTCTGGCGGCTGAAGGCGTAG
- a CDS encoding globin-coupled sensor protein, with amino-acid sequence MSSSDHLNSRLSFIQFDAQARERMQGIQDVVLEALPKALDAFYRQIGSFPETRTFFSGPKHVDAAKQRQASHWNRIAAGQFDQDYVAAVTTVGETHARIGLEPRWYIGGYALILEKLITEVIEARWPRRRFGGKVAGAAERGAEISTLVKAALLDMDYAISVYLHASDAARLKAEEQARAVETANAAEREKAVNYVSEGMAALAKGDLTFRIGQNIPEEYGLIRDNFNDAMTRLEEMVAAIKTSSTAIAASSQEINSGAEDLSLRTEQQASALEESAATTEQLAASVKTSAQASRRSVALADDATTIARTGGTIVKDATDAMARIEEASKKISEITSVIDGIAFQTNLLALNAAVEAARAGDAGRGFAVVAAEVRALAQRSSEAAKGITGLIASSDAEVTEGVKLVRLAGDTLEQIVDASARVSATVEEIASASGEQANGIDEMSQAVTHMDGITQQNAALAEQSAASARTLLDQIGQLNRLISTFRTQDSRVVAIPSTRKAA; translated from the coding sequence ATGTCGTCTTCGGATCATCTCAATAGCCGGCTGTCCTTCATTCAGTTCGACGCGCAGGCGCGGGAGCGCATGCAAGGGATCCAGGACGTCGTGCTCGAGGCACTGCCCAAAGCGCTCGATGCTTTCTATCGTCAGATCGGCAGCTTTCCCGAAACCCGCACCTTCTTCAGCGGCCCCAAGCATGTCGATGCGGCCAAGCAGCGGCAGGCGTCGCACTGGAACCGGATCGCCGCCGGCCAGTTCGACCAGGACTATGTCGCGGCCGTCACCACCGTCGGCGAAACCCATGCCCGCATCGGGCTGGAGCCGCGCTGGTATATCGGCGGCTATGCGCTGATCCTGGAGAAGCTCATCACCGAGGTGATCGAGGCGCGCTGGCCCCGGCGCCGCTTTGGCGGCAAGGTCGCGGGCGCCGCCGAGCGCGGCGCCGAGATCAGCACGCTCGTCAAGGCGGCTCTGCTGGACATGGACTATGCCATCTCGGTCTATCTCCATGCTTCCGACGCCGCCCGCCTCAAGGCCGAGGAGCAGGCTCGCGCCGTCGAGACAGCCAATGCCGCCGAGCGCGAAAAGGCCGTGAACTATGTCAGCGAGGGTATGGCGGCGCTCGCCAAGGGTGACCTGACCTTCCGCATCGGCCAGAACATCCCGGAAGAATACGGGCTGATCCGCGACAATTTCAACGATGCCATGACGCGGCTCGAAGAAATGGTCGCAGCCATCAAGACCAGCTCGACCGCCATCGCCGCCTCGTCGCAGGAAATCAACTCCGGCGCGGAAGACCTCTCGCTGCGGACCGAGCAGCAGGCCTCGGCTCTGGAGGAGAGCGCCGCCACCACCGAACAGCTCGCCGCGTCGGTCAAGACCTCGGCGCAGGCCTCGCGCCGCTCGGTGGCGCTCGCCGACGACGCGACCACGATCGCCCGCACCGGCGGAACCATCGTCAAGGACGCGACCGACGCCATGGCGCGCATCGAGGAGGCTTCGAAGAAGATCTCCGAGATCACCAGCGTCATCGACGGCATCGCGTTTCAGACCAATCTGCTGGCGCTGAACGCAGCCGTGGAAGCCGCCCGCGCCGGCGACGCCGGGCGCGGCTTCGCAGTTGTCGCGGCGGAAGTCCGCGCTCTCGCCCAGCGCTCCTCCGAAGCCGCCAAGGGCATCACCGGGCTTATCGCCTCCTCCGACGCGGAGGTGACGGAAGGCGTCAAGCTCGTCCGCCTGGCCGGCGACACGCTGGAGCAGATCGTCGATGCCTCCGCACGGGTCTCCGCCACCGTGGAGGAGATCGCCAGCGCCTCGGGCGAGCAGGCCAACGGCATCGACGAGATGAGCCAGGCGGTCACGCATATGGACGGAATCACCCAGCAGAACGCGGCACTCGCCGAACAAAGCGCAGCCTCCGCCCGCACACTGCTCGACCAGATCGGCCAGCTCAACCGTCTGATCTCGACCTTCCGCACGCAGGACAGCCGTGTGGTGGCGATTCCCTCGACCCGAAAGGCGGCGTGA
- a CDS encoding chloramphenicol acetyltransferase, whose product MASRQLGLEPVIDPTATVRQATLGRYTEIGARTAFVESTMGDYSYVVNDSNIIYTTIGKFCSIAAMTRINPGNHPMQRASQSHFTYRASAYFDNAQDDDAFFAWRRSTPVTIGHDVWIGHGAIILPGRSIGTGAVVAGGAVVTKDVAPYTIVAGNPAKLIRPRFPQALAERLAALAWWDWEHDRLRAALEDFRTLTVEAFLDGHEAGAAPPSA is encoded by the coding sequence ATGGCGAGCAGGCAACTGGGGCTCGAACCCGTGATCGACCCGACTGCGACCGTGCGGCAGGCGACGCTCGGCCGCTACACCGAGATCGGCGCGCGCACCGCCTTCGTCGAGTCGACGATGGGCGACTACTCCTATGTCGTGAATGATTCCAACATCATCTATACGACCATCGGCAAGTTCTGCTCGATCGCGGCGATGACCCGGATCAACCCCGGCAACCACCCGATGCAGCGCGCCAGCCAGTCGCACTTCACCTATCGCGCCAGCGCCTATTTCGACAATGCGCAGGATGACGACGCCTTCTTCGCCTGGCGGCGCTCGACCCCGGTGACCATCGGCCACGACGTCTGGATCGGCCATGGCGCGATCATCCTGCCCGGACGCAGCATCGGCACCGGCGCCGTCGTCGCCGGCGGCGCGGTCGTCACCAAGGATGTCGCGCCCTACACGATCGTCGCGGGCAACCCGGCGAAGTTGATCCGCCCACGCTTTCCGCAGGCCCTCGCCGAGCGGCTGGCGGCGCTGGCATGGTGGGACTGGGAGCATGACCGCCTTCGCGCGGCGCTGGAGGATTTCCGCACGCTGACCGTCGAGGCCTTCCTCGACGGGCACGAGGCCGGGGCCGCTCCGCCCTCCGCCTGA
- a CDS encoding DUF1045 domain-containing protein — translation MSTPRYALYYAPAADSPLWHFGCATLGYDAFTGEDIAFAAPAGCNADRWPQLTAEPRRYGFHATLKAPFELAHGRSEGQLRAFAHQIAAGLSAVPLAGLAIAALGRFIALTPAGPSPALQTLAFDIVQAFEPFRAPLGAADLARRLASPLTPAQRAYLEAYGYPYVGDDFRFHMTLTGSLPQDDVAGTTAALGQAYAAAVPAAPAVIDRLALFRQDSREGRFRLLDSFMLGR, via the coding sequence TTGAGCACGCCGCGCTACGCCCTCTATTATGCGCCCGCCGCCGACAGCCCGCTCTGGCACTTCGGTTGCGCGACGCTGGGCTATGACGCCTTCACGGGTGAAGACATCGCCTTCGCCGCGCCTGCCGGCTGCAATGCGGATCGCTGGCCGCAGCTCACCGCCGAGCCGCGCCGCTACGGCTTCCATGCCACGCTGAAGGCCCCTTTCGAGCTGGCCCACGGCCGCAGCGAGGGGCAGTTGCGCGCCTTCGCCCATCAGATCGCGGCCGGCCTCTCCGCCGTGCCGCTGGCAGGCCTCGCGATCGCCGCGCTCGGCCGCTTCATTGCCTTGACGCCGGCTGGACCCAGCCCGGCCCTGCAGACGCTCGCCTTCGACATCGTCCAGGCCTTCGAGCCCTTCCGCGCGCCGCTCGGCGCGGCCGATCTGGCGCGCCGGCTCGCGAGCCCGCTGACACCGGCCCAGCGCGCCTATCTCGAAGCCTATGGCTACCCTTATGTCGGGGATGACTTCCGTTTCCACATGACGCTGACCGGTTCGCTGCCGCAGGACGACGTCGCCGGCACCACCGCAGCCCTGGGACAAGCTTACGCCGCCGCCGTCCCGGCTGCCCCGGCCGTGATCGATCGGCTCGCCCTGTTCAGGCAGGACAGCCGCGAGGGCCGTTTCCGCCTGCTCGACAGCTTCATGCTCGGCCGCTGA
- a CDS encoding alpha-D-ribose 1-methylphosphonate 5-triphosphate diphosphatase: MQTVLTNARLILEDEIVTGTVAFDGSGITAVDQGLSSLPEAIDIGGDYVAPGLVEMHTDNMEKHFMPRPKVFWPNGLAAALVHDAQMAAAGVTTVYDAICAGTPFSAKDYRKDIFADVMKALAEGRREGVFRIDHRIHMRCELTSPDLLTDIEPYQDDDLVQLVSLMDHTPGQRQWRNLEHLKTYAVGNGKTVAEFEEDVVVRQQEGAANVGRNWQAVVEMFRARGIPIATHDDTTVEHVEEGLASGAVISEFPTTVEAATAAKQRGLATIAGAPNVVRGGSHSGGVSVAELAEKGLLDGLSSDYVPASLLQAVLKLHAGHGIALPQAMGMVTWKVADILGLKDRGHLRAGLRADLVRFKALGPTPVIAAVWSQGQRAF; encoded by the coding sequence ATGCAGACCGTTCTGACCAATGCCCGCCTGATCCTCGAAGATGAGATCGTCACCGGGACGGTCGCCTTCGACGGGAGCGGCATCACCGCCGTCGACCAGGGCCTGTCCTCCCTGCCGGAAGCGATCGACATCGGCGGCGACTATGTCGCGCCAGGCCTCGTCGAAATGCACACCGACAACATGGAAAAGCATTTCATGCCGCGCCCGAAGGTCTTCTGGCCGAATGGGCTCGCGGCAGCGCTGGTCCATGATGCGCAGATGGCCGCGGCCGGCGTCACTACCGTCTATGACGCGATCTGCGCCGGCACGCCCTTCTCGGCCAAGGATTACCGCAAGGACATTTTCGCCGACGTGATGAAGGCACTGGCCGAGGGCCGGCGCGAGGGCGTCTTCCGCATCGACCACCGCATCCATATGCGCTGCGAACTGACCAGCCCCGATCTGCTCACGGACATCGAACCCTATCAGGACGACGACCTCGTCCAACTGGTCTCGCTGATGGACCACACGCCCGGCCAGCGCCAGTGGCGCAATCTCGAGCATCTCAAGACCTATGCGGTCGGCAACGGCAAGACCGTGGCTGAGTTCGAGGAGGACGTGGTTGTGCGCCAGCAGGAGGGCGCCGCCAATGTCGGCCGCAACTGGCAGGCCGTGGTCGAGATGTTCCGCGCCCGCGGCATCCCGATCGCGACCCATGACGACACCACGGTCGAGCATGTCGAGGAAGGCCTCGCCTCGGGCGCCGTGATCTCTGAATTCCCGACCACGGTCGAGGCTGCCACGGCTGCCAAGCAGCGTGGCCTCGCCACCATCGCGGGCGCCCCCAATGTCGTGCGCGGTGGTTCGCATTCCGGGGGCGTCTCCGTGGCGGAGCTCGCCGAGAAGGGCCTGCTCGACGGGCTCTCGTCCGACTATGTTCCGGCGAGCCTGCTCCAGGCCGTGCTGAAGCTGCACGCCGGCCACGGCATCGCGCTGCCGCAGGCCATGGGCATGGTGACCTGGAAGGTCGCCGACATCCTCGGCCTGAAGGATCGCGGCCACCTCCGCGCCGGGCTGCGCGCCGATCTGGTGCGCTTCAAGGCGCTCGGGCCGACGCCGGTCATCGCCGCCGTCTGGTCGCAAGGGCAGCGCGCGTTTTGA